The proteins below are encoded in one region of Streptomyces spinoverrucosus:
- a CDS encoding serine/threonine-protein kinase, with translation MSSGEYGQADGAGRLLAGRYRVVAQLGRGGMGVVWRAVDEVLGREVAVKELRTYTDAAGPELADLRLRMQREARAAARVRHPGVVAVHDIAEVDGRPLIVMELVDGPSLDDVLRDRGTLDPREAAGIGAKVMDALAAAHRAGVLHRDVKPGNILLDRSGRVLLTDFGIATMEDPGDGSATHLTRSGELVGSLDYLAPERAQGADPGPASDVWALGATLYAAVEGAAPFRRTSTYSTLTAIVAEPLPEPRRAGPLGPVLGRLMDKRPESRPEAEEARELLQGVADSPAADQPTAMLRGGAAQATSREEPTARAETELSVPAVPPGFGPVRGASGGVAQGGSGGQGLGEPTGTSAQTGSASAASGAAAQMGPGARGVGEPGQADSGHQGFGAPAQADLGGHGCGASVQADSGRHGIAASAHTGPGPHGFGAPAQPGFAPQAFGAGGPSGRTSSSTSAPTGPMTAASPRRRKGRTLLAAAAVVVVLAAAGVTVVMLDNGPGEATAGARPTESTARATAAPSATGSEEADRSADAKPSEQGAADDRTPSADQSSGDEDAPAPKDTPPPKPSPSPTTGGGSGDGGTTGGGGTETTPAPACHSIGGGKYNCTVWRTAKSYTASGTEVGVLNAGTNYFYCQQNLGRRETHGEWTNVWWGRTDDDSGNADVYVSAVYIQGGDNDAPVPGLPVC, from the coding sequence GTGTCTTCGGGGGAGTACGGACAGGCGGACGGGGCCGGACGGCTGCTGGCCGGACGCTATCGCGTGGTGGCGCAACTCGGCCGGGGTGGCATGGGGGTGGTCTGGAGAGCGGTCGACGAGGTGCTCGGCCGTGAGGTCGCCGTCAAGGAACTGCGCACCTACACCGACGCCGCCGGGCCCGAACTGGCCGACCTGCGGCTGCGGATGCAGCGCGAGGCCCGCGCCGCCGCCCGGGTGCGGCACCCCGGGGTCGTCGCCGTGCACGACATCGCCGAGGTCGACGGCCGCCCGCTGATCGTGATGGAGCTGGTCGACGGCCCCTCCCTGGACGACGTGCTGCGCGACCGGGGCACCCTCGACCCGCGCGAGGCCGCCGGGATCGGCGCGAAGGTCATGGACGCGCTGGCCGCCGCCCACCGCGCCGGTGTGCTGCACCGTGACGTCAAGCCCGGCAACATCCTTCTGGACCGCTCAGGGCGGGTGCTGCTGACGGACTTCGGCATAGCGACGATGGAGGACCCCGGCGATGGCTCGGCGACCCATCTCACGCGCAGCGGCGAACTCGTCGGTTCCCTCGACTACTTGGCCCCCGAACGAGCCCAGGGCGCCGATCCCGGCCCCGCCTCCGACGTCTGGGCCCTCGGCGCCACGCTGTACGCGGCTGTCGAAGGCGCCGCCCCGTTCCGCCGTACGTCGACGTACTCGACCCTCACCGCGATCGTCGCCGAGCCCTTGCCGGAACCGCGGCGCGCCGGTCCCCTGGGCCCGGTCCTGGGCCGCCTCATGGACAAGCGCCCGGAGTCCCGGCCGGAGGCGGAGGAGGCCCGGGAGCTGTTGCAGGGGGTCGCGGACTCACCTGCCGCAGACCAGCCGACGGCGATGCTGCGGGGCGGGGCGGCGCAGGCGACCTCGCGGGAGGAGCCGACGGCCCGAGCAGAGACGGAACTGAGCGTTCCAGCGGTGCCGCCCGGGTTCGGGCCGGTGCGGGGGGCGTCCGGTGGGGTGGCGCAGGGCGGGAGCGGCGGGCAGGGGCTCGGCGAGCCGACGGGTACGTCTGCGCAGACGGGGTCGGCCTCGGCGGCGTCTGGCGCAGCTGCGCAGATGGGGCCGGGGGCGCGGGGCGTTGGCGAGCCCGGGCAGGCCGATTCCGGCCACCAGGGCTTCGGTGCGCCCGCGCAGGCCGATCTCGGCGGCCATGGCTGTGGTGCGTCGGTGCAGGCGGATTCCGGTCGCCACGGTATTGCTGCGTCCGCGCACACCGGCCCCGGCCCCCACGGCTTTGGTGCGCCCGCGCAACCCGGCTTCGCCCCGCAAGCCTTCGGCGCCGGCGGTCCCTCCGGCCGAACCTCGTCCAGCACTTCCGCCCCCACCGGCCCCATGACCGCTGCCTCGCCCCGCCGCCGCAAGGGCCGTACGCTGCTCGCCGCTGCCGCGGTCGTCGTTGTGCTCGCGGCGGCGGGTGTCACGGTCGTCATGCTCGACAACGGCCCGGGCGAGGCGACGGCAGGTGCGCGGCCCACCGAATCCACCGCCCGCGCCACGGCCGCCCCCTCGGCGACCGGCTCCGAAGAAGCCGACCGCTCGGCCGACGCCAAACCCTCCGAGCAGGGCGCCGCCGACGACAGGACGCCCAGCGCGGATCAGTCGAGCGGCGACGAGGACGCACCCGCTCCCAAGGACACGCCACCGCCCAAACCCTCCCCGTCGCCGACGACCGGCGGCGGCTCCGGCGACGGCGGTACGACGGGCGGCGGCGGCACCGAGACCACTCCCGCACCGGCCTGCCACTCCATAGGCGGCGGCAAGTACAACTGCACGGTCTGGCGCACCGCCAAGTCCTACACCGCCTCCGGCACGGAGGTCGGCGTCCTCAACGCGGGCACCAACTACTTCTACTGCCAGCAGAACCTGGGCCGCCGCGAGACCCATGGCGAGTGGACCAACGTCTGGTGGGGCCGCACCGACGACGACAGCGGCAACGCCGACGTCTACGTCAGCGCCGTCTACATCCAGGGCGGCGACAACGACGCCCCGGTGCCCGGCCTCCCGGTCTGCTGA